A stretch of Brevundimonas naejangsanensis DNA encodes these proteins:
- a CDS encoding hemolysin, translating into MKTILTLSAAVGFLALAACAPTQTGGSAATPGGEATPVACKAGDYQDYVGRHRSTIPADAPRGRIFRVLCSSCAATMDYRDNRVTFTYDDKTEIVTRVSCG; encoded by the coding sequence ATGAAGACGATTCTGACCCTGAGCGCGGCCGTCGGCTTCCTGGCCCTGGCCGCCTGCGCTCCGACCCAGACCGGCGGCTCGGCCGCGACGCCCGGCGGCGAGGCGACTCCCGTGGCCTGCAAGGCCGGCGACTATCAGGACTACGTCGGCCGTCACCGCTCGACCATTCCCGCCGACGCGCCGCGAGGCCGCATCTTCCGCGTCCTGTGCAGTAGCTGCGCGGCGACCATGGACTATCGCGATAACCGCGTGACCTTCACCTACGACGACAAGACCGAGATCGTGACGCGGGTCAGCTGCGGCTGA
- a CDS encoding DNA polymerase III subunit chi: MSDAKPEIWFYHLERSTLDQVLPTLLERTLQRGWRALIRGATSHGLDDIDELLWTYRDDSFLPHGRADGEHAARQPVLLSESGENLNGAQALFIVDDSELGATEDYARCFIIFDGRDEQALQHARGRWRALKAEGADLAYWKQSDEGRWEKAA; encoded by the coding sequence GTGTCTGACGCCAAGCCGGAAATCTGGTTCTACCACCTGGAGCGGTCGACGCTGGATCAGGTGCTGCCGACCCTGCTGGAGCGCACGCTTCAGCGGGGCTGGCGCGCCCTGATCCGGGGGGCGACCTCGCACGGGCTCGACGACATCGACGAGCTGCTGTGGACCTATCGCGACGACAGCTTCCTGCCGCACGGCCGGGCCGACGGCGAGCACGCCGCGCGCCAGCCTGTGCTCCTTTCCGAATCGGGCGAGAATCTGAACGGCGCTCAGGCGCTGTTCATCGTCGATGATTCAGAACTCGGGGCCACGGAGGATTACGCGCGTTGCTTCATCATCTTCGACGGCCGGGACGAGCAGGCGTTGCAGCACGCGCGCGGGCGCTGGCGGGCGCTGAAGGCCGAGGGCGCCGACCTGGCCTATTGGAAACAGTCGGACGAAGGGCGCTGGGAAAAGGCGGCCTGA
- a CDS encoding leucyl aminopeptidase, which yields MKIEFVASTGAAEILAVLVHEGRALAGAGTALDHAASGALAKAMNNSRFTGAANSSLNVAAPAGIDANAVLLVGAGAADKLDDLAVETAAAAAYHAAKMSGAEVLTLDVAHLSPELAARAGFAVRLAAYRFAKYLTKQKPEKIPSVTTVRVVTSDVKAAEGAFQPLSAVADAVLFSRDLVSEPANVLYPAEFARRVKELEALGAKVEILGEAEMEKLGMGSLLGVGQGSVRESQLAVIQWNGGKAGEAPIAFVGKGVCFDTGGISLKPAEGMEEMKWDMGGAAAVAGLMHALAGRKAKVNAVGVLGLVENMPDGNAQRPGDVVTSMSGQTIEVLNTDAEGRLVLADALWYTQDRFKPKFMVDLATLTGAIIISLGLEYAGVFTNSDELAANIADAGSKVGEKSWRMPIPAEYDRHIDSPIADVKNMGNGRAGGSITAALFLQRFTNGVPWAHIDIASTAWVKDSKNPTVPDGAVGYGVRLLDRLVADHYEG from the coding sequence ATGAAAATCGAATTCGTCGCTTCGACCGGCGCTGCCGAAATTCTCGCCGTGCTGGTGCATGAAGGACGAGCCCTTGCGGGCGCAGGGACGGCGCTGGATCATGCCGCCTCGGGCGCCTTGGCCAAGGCGATGAACAACAGCCGCTTCACCGGCGCCGCCAACAGCAGCCTGAACGTCGCCGCCCCGGCCGGCATCGACGCGAACGCGGTCCTGCTGGTCGGCGCGGGCGCGGCGGACAAGCTGGACGACCTGGCGGTCGAGACCGCTGCCGCCGCCGCCTATCACGCGGCCAAGATGTCGGGCGCCGAAGTCCTGACCCTGGACGTGGCGCACCTGTCGCCGGAACTGGCCGCCCGCGCCGGTTTCGCCGTGCGCCTGGCCGCCTATCGCTTCGCCAAATACCTGACCAAGCAGAAGCCGGAGAAGATTCCGTCGGTAACGACCGTTCGCGTCGTGACCTCGGACGTGAAGGCCGCCGAGGGCGCCTTCCAACCGCTGTCGGCCGTGGCCGACGCCGTCTTGTTCTCGCGCGACCTGGTGTCGGAGCCCGCCAACGTCCTCTACCCGGCCGAGTTCGCGCGCCGCGTGAAGGAGCTGGAGGCCCTGGGCGCCAAGGTCGAGATCCTGGGCGAGGCCGAGATGGAGAAGCTGGGCATGGGCTCGCTGCTCGGCGTCGGCCAGGGCTCGGTGCGGGAAAGCCAGCTGGCCGTCATCCAGTGGAACGGCGGCAAGGCGGGCGAGGCCCCCATCGCCTTCGTCGGCAAGGGCGTCTGCTTCGACACCGGCGGCATCAGCCTGAAGCCCGCCGAGGGCATGGAGGAGATGAAGTGGGACATGGGCGGGGCCGCCGCCGTGGCTGGCCTGATGCACGCCCTGGCGGGCCGCAAGGCCAAGGTCAACGCCGTCGGCGTCCTCGGCCTGGTCGAGAACATGCCCGACGGCAACGCCCAGCGTCCGGGCGACGTGGTCACCTCCATGTCGGGTCAGACCATCGAGGTGCTGAACACCGACGCCGAAGGCCGCCTCGTCCTGGCCGACGCCCTCTGGTACACGCAGGACCGCTTCAAGCCGAAGTTCATGGTCGATCTGGCCACCCTGACGGGCGCCATCATCATCTCCCTGGGCCTGGAATACGCCGGCGTCTTTACCAACAGCGACGAACTGGCCGCCAACATCGCCGACGCCGGTTCCAAGGTGGGCGAGAAGTCCTGGCGCATGCCGATCCCGGCCGAATACGACCGCCACATCGACAGCCCCATCGCCGATGTGAAGAACATGGGCAACGGCCGCGCCGGCGGCTCGATCACCGCCGCCCTGTTCCTGCAACGCTTCACCAACGGCGTGCCGTGGGCGCACATCGACATCGCCTCGACCGCCTGGGTCAAGGACTCCAAGAACCCGACCGTGCCGGACGGCGCCGTGGGCTATGGCGTGCGTCTGCTCGACCGCTTGGTCGCCGACCACTACGAAGGCTGA
- a CDS encoding LptF/LptG family permease, whose amino-acid sequence MTLIQRYLFRQIGLPVVAACAALAGIGLLSQSLDQLEVIVERGQSVGVMVKLTLLALPQLIAVILPIGLFVGALIALTRLQREQELTAAYAAGVSRWALIRPALQIALIVTVAALLVNVFVQPWAQREGRRQAFAIRTDLAALLVEEGRFVQGPGGLTVYVQQIEQNGLMKNLFVYLDNGKTVTTWDAETARFGRVDGLPVLTMQNGSMQRYSSRQVLNQLSFDQQVFDLSPYAKTTERIRFKPSDLWLTDLFDPTPALLESAGTRGELAAEGHSRLASPFYALAAMAFALAAILGGAFSRTGYAGRIARAAGAFLILRVIGYGLVAASAWNEALNILQYVVPLAATALALRILFRALKPRRRRAWAPLERLKARFA is encoded by the coding sequence ATGACCCTGATCCAGAGGTATCTTTTCCGCCAGATCGGCCTGCCCGTAGTGGCGGCGTGCGCGGCGCTGGCCGGGATCGGCCTGCTGAGCCAGAGCCTGGATCAGCTGGAGGTCATCGTCGAGCGCGGCCAGAGCGTCGGCGTCATGGTCAAGCTGACCCTGCTGGCCCTGCCGCAGCTGATCGCCGTCATCCTGCCCATCGGCCTGTTCGTCGGCGCCCTGATCGCCCTGACGCGGCTGCAGCGCGAGCAGGAGCTGACCGCCGCCTACGCCGCCGGGGTCAGCCGCTGGGCTCTGATCCGGCCCGCCCTGCAGATCGCTCTGATCGTGACGGTCGCGGCCCTGCTGGTGAACGTCTTCGTCCAGCCCTGGGCCCAGCGCGAGGGCCGCCGCCAGGCCTTCGCCATCCGCACCGACCTGGCCGCCTTGCTGGTCGAGGAAGGCCGCTTCGTCCAGGGGCCGGGCGGACTGACCGTCTATGTTCAGCAGATCGAGCAGAACGGCCTGATGAAGAACCTGTTCGTCTATCTGGACAACGGCAAGACGGTCACGACCTGGGACGCTGAGACCGCCCGTTTCGGCCGGGTCGACGGCCTGCCGGTCCTGACCATGCAGAACGGGTCGATGCAGCGCTATTCCTCGCGCCAGGTGTTGAACCAGCTGTCGTTCGACCAGCAGGTGTTCGACCTGTCGCCCTACGCCAAGACCACCGAGCGCATCCGCTTCAAGCCCTCTGACCTGTGGCTGACCGACCTGTTCGATCCAACCCCCGCTCTGCTGGAAAGCGCCGGCACGCGCGGGGAACTGGCGGCCGAGGGGCACTCGCGTCTGGCCTCCCCCTTCTACGCCCTGGCGGCCATGGCCTTCGCCCTGGCGGCCATCCTGGGCGGCGCCTTCAGCCGGACGGGCTACGCCGGACGAATCGCGCGGGCGGCGGGCGCCTTCCTGATCCTGCGGGTGATCGGCTACGGCCTGGTGGCGGCCAGCGCCTGGAACGAGGCGCTGAACATCCTGCAATACGTCGTGCCGCTGGCGGCCACGGCCCTGGCCCTGCGCATCCTGTTCCGCGCCCTGAAGCCGCGCCGCCGTCGCGCCTGGGCGCCGCTTGAACGCCTGAAGGCGAGGTTCGCATGA
- a CDS encoding LptF/LptG family permease, producing MKLPRFRLGRIERYVLLQQMKSLGVALAVIGALVMLIDFVEVSRGLNSSGELSSARIFGLVLVKSPSVIIQLLPFVFLFGTLGAFVSLNRRSELIAMRAAGVSAWRFVLPAAGAAVALGVLTVTVLGPMAAAGDGIWQRERARISGSVPGSESHEAVWLREGDANRQMIIRAARQEQASGRLLDATFFIYTTTSSGRRVFTERIDAATAALNAGRWRLTDAAGAQTGQRAVRYATLDLPSNLADEEAFQRFARPQSTPFWSLPNQIRRIEDAGFASTAYRLRLQQLLATPLIFGAMSILAAAFSLRLMRLGDLARMTVAAVVLGFAFFFLNQFSSAMGSAEVVAPVIAAWLPPVLTALAAFTLLFYTEDG from the coding sequence ATGAAGCTCCCCAGGTTCCGGTTGGGCCGCATCGAACGCTATGTGCTGCTCCAGCAGATGAAGTCGCTGGGCGTGGCCCTGGCGGTCATCGGCGCCCTGGTCATGCTGATCGACTTCGTCGAGGTGTCGCGCGGGCTGAACTCCTCGGGCGAACTGTCGAGCGCGCGGATCTTCGGCCTGGTGCTGGTCAAGTCTCCCTCGGTCATCATCCAGCTTCTGCCCTTCGTCTTTCTGTTCGGCACCCTGGGGGCGTTCGTCAGCCTGAACCGGCGCAGCGAACTGATCGCCATGCGGGCGGCGGGCGTCTCGGCCTGGCGCTTCGTCCTGCCGGCGGCCGGAGCGGCGGTGGCGCTGGGGGTGCTGACGGTCACGGTTCTGGGCCCGATGGCGGCGGCTGGCGACGGCATCTGGCAGCGCGAGCGCGCCCGCATCTCGGGCTCCGTGCCCGGGAGCGAATCGCATGAAGCGGTCTGGCTGCGCGAGGGCGACGCCAACCGGCAGATGATCATCCGCGCCGCGCGCCAGGAACAGGCCAGCGGCCGCCTGCTGGACGCGACCTTCTTCATCTACACCACCACCTCGTCGGGCCGTCGCGTCTTCACCGAACGCATCGACGCGGCCACGGCCGCCCTCAACGCCGGGCGCTGGCGCCTGACCGATGCGGCAGGCGCGCAGACCGGCCAGCGGGCCGTGCGCTACGCCACCCTGGACCTGCCGTCCAACCTGGCCGACGAAGAGGCCTTCCAGCGCTTCGCCCGGCCTCAATCGACGCCCTTCTGGTCCCTGCCCAACCAGATTCGCCGCATCGAGGACGCGGGCTTCGCCTCGACCGCCTACCGGCTGCGGCTGCAACAACTTCTGGCCACGCCGCTGATCTTCGGCGCCATGTCGATCCTGGCGGCAGCCTTCTCGCTGCGGCTGATGCGGCTGGGCGACCTGGCGCGGATGACGGTGGCGGCCGTGGTGCTGGGCTTCGCCTTCTTCTTCCTGAACCAGTTCTCGTCGGCCATGGGCTCGGCCGAGGTGGTCGCCCCGGTCATCGCCGCCTGGCTGCCGCCGGTCTTGACGGCCCTCGCAGCCTTCACCTTGCTGTTCTATACCGAAGACGGCTAA
- a CDS encoding LPS-assembly protein LptD: MTNRRLPRMGALRLRLLTGAALVIGAPLSQLALPQLALAQEAPAPAAAQPKAQTTAQAPGADGLTPDAVFIDADSAQRDGDVVSAHGSAEDRVFARFQDHSLRAQDVTYDLQKRIATASGDAELTAPDGSVVHASRIELDSDLKAGVAVDLATRLSNGASLMAATAVRRSETVSELNSVIFTPCPICDANGPKTPSVSIQAEKAVQNEELRAILYRNVVFRLGGVPVFYLPAFAHPDPSVDRASGFLVPTVDYEAGRGFSLEVPYLRVVSPSEDWLFSPQFNTKVAPLMNVQWRRRFTDGTIVARGGYTYGRSFGDFDLDGDGHAESNVRFGDRTSRSYLLAHGTFDPDGAWRWGFTAERVSDKTLFDRYDVRDAYQDNGLYYGDSRRLISQIYAERQTTRSYLSVAAFTLQSLRVAEINPITPALNVFEDDHTLPLVAPLIEARWEPEGPVFGGRLRLRGSAVALTRQAYVGFPTLSPELIPPGPTEGLPGVDSRRVTGQAEWRRTLISPLGVRWEPFVDLRADFYSVGDLPPSLGIDDVNHARARTSAGVDISYPLYRRLSASSDLILEPMAQLSISNKADLDPRIPNEDSQVTELDHLSLFRIDRFPGYDLLEGGLRFTAGARATLRWDEVRSASLFIGRSMRADDLDEFLTPIPDDPTRLYDPSGLAHRTSDWVVHATFNPSDRMRGWFHATLDGAGEIHRAEATVDGRWGRRNLASVSYIVDRSNPLAGPLNRNYEFVQLSANQFIWGNWGVAVNGIADLERDIITRSEVGVLFDDDCFRIEVGWRRDNTRVRPTGPAEGVYLRLNLATFGGSGYDRDNMR; this comes from the coding sequence ATGACCAACCGCCGTCTCCCCCGCATGGGAGCCCTGCGCCTTCGGCTGCTGACCGGCGCGGCGTTGGTCATAGGCGCGCCCCTGTCTCAACTGGCGCTGCCCCAGCTGGCCCTGGCCCAGGAGGCGCCGGCCCCCGCAGCGGCCCAGCCCAAGGCCCAGACGACGGCGCAGGCCCCCGGCGCCGACGGCCTGACGCCCGACGCCGTCTTCATCGACGCCGATTCCGCCCAGCGTGACGGCGACGTCGTCTCGGCCCACGGCTCGGCCGAGGATCGCGTCTTCGCCCGGTTCCAGGACCACAGCCTGCGCGCCCAGGACGTCACCTACGATCTTCAAAAGCGCATCGCCACGGCCTCGGGCGACGCCGAGCTGACGGCGCCGGACGGCTCGGTCGTCCACGCCAGCCGCATCGAACTGGACTCCGACCTCAAGGCCGGCGTCGCGGTCGACCTGGCCACCCGCCTGTCGAACGGGGCCAGCCTGATGGCCGCCACGGCGGTGCGCCGGTCCGAGACGGTCAGCGAGCTGAACTCCGTCATCTTCACCCCCTGCCCCATCTGCGACGCCAACGGCCCCAAGACGCCGAGCGTCTCGATCCAGGCCGAGAAGGCGGTGCAGAACGAGGAACTGCGGGCGATCCTGTATCGCAACGTGGTATTCCGCCTGGGCGGCGTGCCTGTCTTCTACCTGCCGGCCTTCGCCCATCCCGACCCGTCGGTCGACCGCGCCTCCGGCTTCCTGGTGCCGACGGTCGACTATGAGGCCGGGCGCGGCTTTTCGCTCGAAGTTCCCTATCTGCGCGTGGTCTCCCCGTCCGAGGACTGGCTGTTCAGCCCGCAGTTCAACACCAAGGTCGCGCCCCTGATGAACGTGCAGTGGCGCCGCCGCTTCACGGACGGGACCATCGTCGCGCGCGGCGGCTACACCTACGGCCGCAGCTTCGGCGATTTCGACCTGGACGGCGACGGCCACGCCGAGAGCAATGTCCGCTTCGGCGATCGGACCAGCCGCAGCTATCTGCTGGCCCACGGCACGTTTGACCCCGACGGCGCCTGGCGCTGGGGCTTCACTGCCGAGCGGGTCTCGGACAAGACCCTGTTCGACCGCTACGACGTGCGCGACGCCTATCAGGACAACGGCCTCTACTACGGCGACAGCCGCCGCCTGATCAGCCAGATCTACGCCGAGCGTCAGACCACGCGTTCCTATCTGTCGGTCGCGGCCTTCACCCTGCAGAGCCTGCGCGTGGCCGAGATCAATCCGATCACGCCCGCCCTCAACGTCTTCGAGGACGACCACACCCTGCCCCTGGTCGCGCCCCTGATCGAGGCCCGCTGGGAGCCCGAGGGGCCGGTGTTCGGCGGACGGCTGCGGCTGCGCGGCTCGGCCGTGGCGCTGACCCGCCAGGCCTATGTCGGCTTCCCCACCCTGTCGCCGGAGCTGATTCCCCCGGGACCGACCGAAGGCCTGCCGGGCGTCGACAGCCGCCGCGTGACCGGCCAGGCCGAGTGGCGCCGCACCCTGATCTCGCCCCTGGGCGTGCGCTGGGAGCCGTTCGTCGACCTGCGCGCGGACTTCTATTCGGTCGGCGACCTGCCGCCCTCGCTGGGCATCGACGACGTCAACCACGCCCGCGCCCGCACCAGCGCGGGGGTCGACATCAGCTATCCGCTCTATCGTCGCCTCAGCGCCTCGTCGGACCTGATCCTCGAGCCGATGGCCCAGCTGTCGATCTCGAACAAGGCCGACCTGGACCCCCGCATCCCCAATGAGGACAGCCAGGTCACCGAACTGGATCACCTGTCCCTGTTCCGCATAGACCGCTTCCCCGGCTACGACCTGCTCGAAGGCGGCCTGCGCTTCACCGCCGGGGCGCGCGCCACCCTGCGCTGGGACGAGGTGCGCTCCGCCAGCCTCTTCATCGGCCGCAGCATGCGCGCCGACGACCTGGACGAGTTTCTGACGCCCATTCCCGACGATCCGACGCGTCTCTACGATCCCTCGGGCCTGGCGCACCGGACCTCGGACTGGGTGGTGCACGCGACGTTCAATCCCTCGGACCGGATGCGCGGCTGGTTCCACGCCACCCTGGACGGCGCCGGCGAAATTCACCGGGCCGAGGCCACGGTCGATGGCCGCTGGGGCCGCCGCAACCTGGCCAGCGTCAGCTACATCGTCGACCGCTCCAACCCGCTGGCGGGGCCGCTGAACCGCAACTATGAGTTCGTCCAGCTGTCGGCCAACCAGTTCATCTGGGGCAATTGGGGCGTGGCGGTGAACGGCATCGCCGACCTGGAGCGGGACATCATCACCCGCTCGGAGGTGGGCGTTCTGTTCGACGACGACTGCTTCCGGATCGAGGTGGGCTGGCGTCGCGACAACACCCGCGTGCGCCCCACCGGCCCCGCCGAGGGCGTGTATTTGCGTCTTAACCTCGCCACGTTTGGAGGTTCAGGCTATGATCGTGACAATATGCGGTAG
- a CDS encoding peptidylprolyl isomerase, with protein MRLMRYSTGAALAALLVVAAVEPSSAQTSPAAPAPAAGALNPAAEEAPQRAAPAPQFRMADGIIATVNDRIITGYDLRQRMLVLMAMTQVQPTEENIGAIQQQALNDLIDQHLQAAELAKFEQLKISDQEVDQEIADMARQAGTTAANYLGFLQQGGISIPAFREQMRTEIGWRELVGGRFRDRARVSKSQVEQSMRQLTESATKPQYLVGEIYIEAARVGGMQEAMNGARQLVQQMIQGAPFMAVARQFSAAPSAARGGDAGWIVKGTVQPALQTAMDTLEVGQLSNPIPVDGGVYILYMRDKRSGASTSMVQMKQVMIELPENADEAQVAAATQRLEALRGQLTCDNILTRARSEQGMLGADLGESDVDDLLPQFQQVARSAEVGSVSTAVRTPLGVHLLAVCGRRLGGPEAPSAQQVEARLQNQNYAMLGRRYLRDLRADALIEIKQ; from the coding sequence ATGCGTTTGATGCGTTACTCTACGGGAGCCGCCCTGGCCGCCCTCTTGGTCGTTGCGGCCGTGGAACCCTCGTCGGCCCAGACCAGCCCCGCCGCTCCGGCGCCGGCGGCCGGCGCCCTGAACCCGGCCGCCGAGGAGGCGCCGCAGCGCGCCGCGCCCGCGCCGCAGTTCCGCATGGCCGACGGCATCATCGCCACGGTCAACGACCGCATCATCACGGGCTATGACCTGCGCCAGCGGATGCTGGTGCTGATGGCCATGACCCAGGTCCAACCGACCGAGGAAAACATCGGCGCCATCCAGCAGCAGGCGCTGAACGACCTGATCGACCAGCACCTGCAGGCCGCGGAACTGGCCAAGTTCGAGCAGCTGAAGATTTCGGACCAGGAAGTCGATCAGGAAATCGCCGACATGGCTCGCCAGGCGGGCACGACGGCGGCCAACTACCTGGGCTTCCTGCAGCAAGGCGGCATCAGCATCCCCGCCTTCCGCGAGCAGATGCGCACCGAGATCGGCTGGCGCGAACTGGTCGGCGGCCGTTTCCGCGACCGCGCCCGCGTCAGCAAGAGCCAGGTCGAGCAGTCCATGCGCCAACTGACGGAATCGGCGACCAAGCCCCAGTATCTGGTCGGCGAGATTTATATCGAGGCCGCTCGCGTCGGCGGCATGCAGGAAGCCATGAACGGCGCTCGCCAGCTGGTCCAGCAGATGATCCAGGGCGCTCCCTTCATGGCCGTTGCGCGCCAGTTCTCGGCCGCCCCCTCGGCCGCGCGCGGCGGCGACGCCGGCTGGATCGTCAAGGGCACGGTGCAGCCCGCCCTGCAGACCGCCATGGACACCCTGGAGGTCGGCCAGCTGTCGAACCCGATCCCGGTCGATGGCGGCGTCTACATCCTCTACATGCGCGACAAGCGCTCGGGCGCCTCGACCAGCATGGTTCAGATGAAGCAGGTCATGATCGAACTGCCCGAGAACGCCGACGAGGCCCAGGTCGCGGCGGCGACCCAGCGGCTGGAGGCCCTGCGTGGCCAGCTGACCTGCGACAACATCCTGACCCGCGCCCGTTCGGAACAGGGGATGCTGGGCGCCGACCTTGGCGAGAGCGACGTCGACGACCTGCTGCCGCAGTTCCAGCAGGTCGCCCGCTCGGCCGAGGTGGGCTCGGTCAGCACGGCGGTACGCACCCCGCTGGGCGTTCACCTGCTGGCCGTCTGCGGCCGCCGCCTGGGCGGCCCCGAGGCGCCCTCGGCCCAGCAGGTCGAGGCCCGGCTGCAGAATCAGAATTACGCCATGCTGGGCCGTCGCTACCTGCGCGACCTGCGGGCGGACGCCCTGATCGAAATCAAGCAATGA
- the pdxA gene encoding 4-hydroxythreonine-4-phosphate dehydrogenase PdxA: MTMGRPLIVTMGDPAGVGPEIIARAWPILATPPGPLAPVTPFVVVGDADVLAAQGQPVEPVLGPADAAAVFGRAIPVLHSPAPAPVVPGRPDPANAPAVADWIERGVDLILSGEGSGLVTAPIAKAPMYASGFRFPGHTEFIAELTIDVPFRGTRGPVMMLTAKNLRACLVTIHVPIDQLPELVTAERVSRVARVVHESMKRDFGIAAPRLAMAALNPHAGEGGAIGLQEVTVLRPAAEALRAEGLNITDPLPADTLFHEEARARYDAVVCLYHDQALIPVKTLDFWGGVNATLGLPIIRTSPDHGTGFDIAGKGIARADSFIAAVRLASEMAATRRQR, encoded by the coding sequence ATGACCATGGGCCGGCCGCTCATCGTCACGATGGGCGATCCGGCCGGGGTCGGGCCCGAGATCATCGCCCGCGCCTGGCCGATCCTGGCCACGCCGCCCGGCCCCCTGGCCCCGGTCACGCCCTTCGTCGTGGTCGGCGACGCCGACGTCCTGGCCGCCCAGGGGCAGCCGGTCGAGCCGGTGCTCGGCCCCGCCGACGCGGCCGCCGTCTTCGGCCGCGCCATCCCCGTGCTGCACAGCCCCGCGCCCGCGCCCGTCGTGCCCGGCCGCCCCGATCCCGCCAATGCGCCCGCCGTGGCCGACTGGATCGAGCGGGGGGTCGACCTGATCCTGTCGGGCGAGGGCTCGGGCCTGGTCACGGCCCCCATCGCCAAGGCGCCCATGTATGCGTCCGGCTTCCGCTTCCCCGGCCACACCGAGTTCATCGCCGAGTTGACCATCGACGTTCCCTTCCGCGGCACGCGCGGCCCGGTGATGATGCTGACGGCCAAGAATCTGCGGGCCTGCCTGGTCACCATCCATGTCCCGATCGACCAACTGCCCGAACTGGTCACGGCCGAGCGGGTCAGCCGCGTGGCGCGGGTCGTCCATGAATCGATGAAACGCGATTTCGGCATCGCCGCCCCGCGCCTGGCCATGGCCGCGCTCAACCCCCACGCGGGCGAAGGCGGCGCCATCGGCCTGCAAGAGGTGACGGTGCTGCGCCCCGCCGCCGAAGCCCTGCGCGCCGAGGGGCTGAACATCACCGATCCCCTGCCCGCCGACACCCTGTTCCACGAGGAGGCGCGGGCGCGCTACGACGCCGTGGTCTGCCTCTATCACGACCAGGCGCTGATCCCGGTGAAGACGCTGGACTTCTGGGGCGGGGTGAACGCCACGCTCGGCCTGCCCATCATCCGCACCTCGCCCGACCACGGCACCGGCTTCGACATCGCCGGCAAGGGGATCGCCCGCGCCGACAGCTTCATCGCCGCCGTCCGCCTGGCCTCGGAGATGGCGGCGACGCGCCGTCAGCGATAG
- the rsmA gene encoding 16S rRNA (adenine(1518)-N(6)/adenine(1519)-N(6))-dimethyltransferase RsmA — MADALPSLRETLDAHGLLAKKSFGQHFLLDLNVTRKIVRYAGPFEGRAVIEVGPGPGGLTRALLESDAGKVVLVEKDPRFIPLLSELDDGSGRLSIIEGDALRVKEADLVEGPAHLVSNLPYNVGTPLLIKWLTGPWTPCALTLMFQKEVAERVVAQPGEDAYGRLAVITQAVAEARIVMHLPAAAFTPPPKVASAVVHLVPLAERPAPDRLKRLERVTAAAFGQRRKMLRSSLKQLGGAALCEAAGIEPDARAETIDVAGFLRLADALK; from the coding sequence GTGGCTGACGCCCTGCCGAGTTTGCGTGAAACGCTCGACGCCCATGGCCTCCTGGCCAAGAAGAGTTTCGGCCAGCACTTCCTGCTGGACCTGAACGTCACGCGGAAGATCGTCCGCTACGCCGGGCCGTTCGAGGGCCGCGCCGTGATCGAGGTCGGCCCCGGCCCCGGCGGCCTGACGCGCGCCCTGCTGGAAAGCGACGCTGGCAAGGTGGTGCTGGTCGAGAAAGACCCGCGCTTCATCCCCCTGCTGTCCGAACTGGACGACGGCTCGGGCCGCCTCAGCATCATCGAGGGCGACGCCCTGCGGGTGAAGGAGGCCGACCTGGTCGAGGGGCCGGCGCATCTGGTCTCCAACCTGCCCTACAACGTCGGCACGCCGCTGCTGATCAAATGGCTGACGGGGCCGTGGACGCCCTGCGCCCTGACCCTGATGTTCCAGAAGGAGGTCGCCGAGCGCGTGGTGGCCCAGCCGGGCGAGGACGCCTATGGCCGCCTGGCGGTCATCACCCAGGCCGTGGCCGAGGCGCGCATCGTCATGCACCTGCCCGCCGCCGCCTTCACCCCGCCGCCCAAGGTGGCCTCGGCGGTGGTGCATCTGGTACCCTTGGCCGAGCGCCCCGCCCCCGACCGCCTGAAGCGGCTGGAACGGGTCACGGCGGCCGCCTTCGGCCAGCGTCGCAAGATGCTGCGCTCCAGCCTGAAACAACTCGGCGGCGCCGCCCTGTGCGAAGCCGCTGGAATCGAACCCGACGCCCGCGCCGAGACCATTGACGTGGCGGGCTTCCTCAGATTGGCCGATGCTTTGAAATGA